A stretch of the Marivirga tractuosa DSM 4126 genome encodes the following:
- a CDS encoding LytR/AlgR family response regulator transcription factor, with the protein MKKWKCIIADDEPLARELISDYVAQVPFLEAKGVFSNAWEVRDFLQKNSVDLLFIDIEMPGLDGLTFIKSYNVQPKVIFITAHRKYAVEAFEVKALDYLLKPISFERFLKSVNELDTKATKTAQKINHIFISIDRQQEKVLLDEILYVEAKGDYLRFVLQNGKPLLSKMTLKSVIDQLPDNFTQIHRSFIVNQDKISAFQKDKVKIGEEWLTISRSFQKEVDFKQ; encoded by the coding sequence ATGAAAAAGTGGAAATGTATCATAGCAGATGATGAGCCTCTAGCAAGAGAATTGATAAGCGATTACGTGGCTCAAGTTCCCTTTCTGGAAGCAAAAGGAGTTTTCAGCAATGCTTGGGAAGTACGAGATTTCCTGCAGAAAAATTCGGTTGATTTATTATTTATCGATATTGAAATGCCTGGTCTGGATGGACTGACATTTATCAAAAGTTATAATGTGCAGCCAAAAGTAATTTTCATAACAGCGCATAGAAAATATGCTGTGGAGGCGTTTGAAGTAAAAGCTCTGGATTATCTGCTTAAGCCGATTTCTTTTGAACGCTTTCTGAAATCTGTGAATGAGTTGGACACAAAAGCAACTAAAACTGCTCAAAAAATAAATCATATATTTATTTCAATAGATCGTCAACAGGAAAAAGTCCTATTAGATGAAATTTTGTATGTAGAAGCTAAAGGAGATTATTTGAGGTTTGTGCTTCAAAATGGTAAGCCCCTACTCAGCAAAATGACGTTGAAATCTGTTATAGATCAATTGCCAGATAATTTCACCCAAATCCACCGCTCTTTTATAGTCAATCAAGATAAAATTAGTGCCTTCCAGAAAGACAAAGTAAAAATTGGCGAAGAATGGTTGACTATTTCTAGATCATTTCAAAAGGAGGTTGATTTTA